In one Rhodohalobacter sp. 614A genomic region, the following are encoded:
- the cmk gene encoding (d)CMP kinase, with product MIIVIDGPAGSGKSSTAKKIAELLDIQYLDSGALYRALTFLWLRTEPSDLSKFFEMLPDVKLETEYVHPTFQVKMNGEDITKEIRSQEVANHVSEMAAEPKARSFVNQYMRKLVKHDTYIADGRDLGTAVFPNADLKFYMDASLEERAKRRYRELESIEAHVTFEDVKQNLKERDYKDSNRSADPLKKDDGAILIDTTGKTFDEQISEMVEIIREKSN from the coding sequence CGGCTGGATCCGGCAAAAGTTCTACCGCAAAGAAAATAGCCGAATTGCTCGATATCCAATATCTCGATTCGGGTGCACTCTATAGAGCGCTTACTTTTTTATGGTTGAGAACGGAACCATCCGATCTGTCGAAGTTCTTTGAAATGTTGCCGGATGTAAAACTGGAAACTGAATATGTGCATCCAACCTTTCAGGTAAAAATGAATGGTGAGGATATCACAAAAGAAATTCGGAGCCAGGAAGTTGCAAACCATGTAAGTGAAATGGCTGCTGAACCAAAGGCGCGATCATTCGTGAATCAATACATGCGAAAGCTTGTTAAACATGATACATACATTGCGGATGGGCGCGATCTCGGAACAGCTGTTTTCCCAAATGCAGATTTGAAATTTTATATGGACGCTTCATTAGAAGAAAGGGCGAAACGGCGTTACCGTGAATTAGAGTCCATTGAGGCTCATGTCACTTTTGAAGATGTGAAACAAAATCTTAAAGAAAGGGATTATAAAGACAGTAACCGCAGTGCCGATCCGCTAAAAAAAGATGATGGCGCAATTTTAATTGATACAACCGGAAAAACATTTGATGAACAGATCAGCGAAATGGTTGAGATCATCAGAGAAAAATCAAACTAA
- the rpsA gene encoding 30S ribosomal protein S1: MTDEVNKNNEEQELEEVETTVATETATEEAETEETVENEEAVAETEESSEEVEEESPKKRIPTFTGEVEGETYTFDQLQAASEDYTDEEFHELAGMYENTLSEIEEKEIVTGIVVSVDEKYVIVDIGFKSEGIVQANEFSNKVLENLAPGDEVEVFLDKVEDREGQLILSRKKADILQAWENLESSYETGEVIEGYIQRRIKGGMVVDVFGIDAFLPGSQIDVRPVRDFDAYVGKTMEFQVVKLNMQAENVVVSHRALIESDLEDQRQEILETIEAGQVLEGIVKNITDFGVFIDLGGVDGLLHITDLSWGRVEHPEEIVKLDQRMNVAVIDFDEDSKRVSLGLKQLQPHPWDEIYEKYPENMRVQGRVVSIADYGAFIELEKGVEGLIHISEMSWTQHIKHPSQLVQKDDIIECVVLNINEDEKKISLGVKQLEKDPWEDLLDRYPIGSTHKGEIRNLTNFGVFVELEPGIDGLIHVSDLSWTEKVEHPNEVVDKGQEIEVVILAVDFDNRRITLGHKQVQENPWEKYAEEYGLGSKVKGEVSKITDKGMFVKLDLGVDAFLAGNKLADSVEDLKENFKEGDTVEGFVVEFDESSKTIELSQIEDDVKKKKPKAKKSEKSESVETGTPTLGEVSGLADKLAEKEKNEKEK; encoded by the coding sequence ATGACTGACGAAGTAAACAAAAATAACGAAGAACAAGAATTAGAAGAAGTAGAGACTACTGTAGCTACCGAAACTGCAACAGAAGAAGCAGAAACGGAAGAAACGGTTGAAAATGAGGAAGCTGTTGCCGAAACGGAAGAATCATCTGAAGAAGTTGAAGAAGAGAGTCCTAAGAAAAGAATTCCAACCTTTACCGGCGAAGTAGAAGGAGAAACCTATACGTTTGATCAACTCCAGGCTGCTTCAGAAGACTATACGGATGAAGAATTTCACGAGCTTGCAGGAATGTATGAGAATACGCTCAGTGAAATTGAAGAGAAAGAGATTGTAACAGGTATTGTTGTATCCGTAGATGAAAAATATGTAATTGTTGACATCGGATTTAAATCCGAAGGTATTGTACAGGCAAACGAATTTTCAAATAAGGTTTTAGAAAACCTTGCCCCCGGCGATGAAGTGGAAGTTTTCCTCGATAAAGTGGAAGACAGAGAAGGACAGCTGATTCTTTCACGGAAAAAAGCTGATATTCTTCAGGCTTGGGAAAATCTTGAAAGCTCTTACGAAACCGGCGAAGTTATTGAAGGATATATTCAGCGACGTATCAAAGGTGGTATGGTTGTGGATGTATTCGGAATTGACGCGTTCCTTCCGGGTTCTCAAATCGACGTTCGACCTGTTCGCGATTTTGACGCTTATGTTGGAAAAACCATGGAATTCCAGGTTGTAAAACTCAACATGCAGGCGGAAAACGTGGTTGTTTCTCACCGCGCTCTTATTGAATCTGATCTTGAAGATCAGCGTCAGGAAATTCTCGAAACCATCGAAGCCGGCCAGGTTCTCGAAGGTATCGTGAAAAACATTACCGACTTCGGTGTGTTTATCGATCTTGGCGGTGTAGACGGTCTGCTTCACATTACAGACCTCTCATGGGGTCGTGTTGAGCATCCAGAAGAGATTGTTAAACTCGATCAGCGCATGAACGTTGCCGTTATCGATTTTGATGAAGACTCCAAACGAGTATCCCTTGGTCTGAAACAACTTCAGCCGCATCCATGGGATGAAATTTATGAGAAATATCCTGAGAACATGCGGGTTCAGGGACGTGTGGTTTCTATTGCCGATTACGGTGCGTTCATCGAGCTTGAAAAAGGCGTTGAAGGGTTGATCCATATCAGTGAAATGAGCTGGACACAACACATCAAACATCCTTCTCAACTTGTTCAGAAAGATGACATTATTGAATGTGTGGTTCTGAACATCAACGAAGATGAGAAGAAAATCTCTCTTGGTGTGAAGCAGCTTGAAAAAGATCCCTGGGAAGATCTTCTCGACAGATACCCAATCGGATCTACTCACAAAGGAGAAATTCGCAACCTCACCAACTTTGGTGTATTTGTTGAACTCGAACCGGGAATCGACGGACTTATCCACGTTTCGGATCTGAGCTGGACAGAAAAAGTTGAGCACCCGAACGAAGTTGTTGATAAAGGACAGGAAATTGAAGTTGTAATTCTTGCTGTTGATTTTGACAACCGACGTATCACTCTGGGACACAAGCAGGTTCAGGAAAATCCGTGGGAGAAATACGCGGAAGAGTATGGACTCGGCTCCAAAGTAAAAGGCGAAGTTTCCAAGATTACAGATAAAGGAATGTTTGTGAAATTGGATCTTGGTGTGGATGCTTTCCTCGCCGGCAATAAACTTGCTGATTCTGTTGAAGATCTGAAAGAAAACTTCAAAGAAGGTGATACCGTTGAAGGATTTGTGGTAGAGTTTGACGAGTCAAGCAAAACGATCGAATTGTCTCAGATTGAAGATGATGTGAAGAAGAAAAAGCCAAAAGCGAAAAAATCTGAGAAATCAGAAAGTGTAGAAACGGGAACACCTACGTTAGGTGAGGTTTCCGGTTTGGCTGATAAACTTGCTGAGAAAGAAAAAAACGAAAAAGAGAAGTAG